TTTTCATCTGATTCCACTCCTCCTGTCCCCAGGTCTTCACCAGGGACTGCTAATTAAGCACAGAGAAAAAAATCAGCTTGGCCGGGGTTACAATCAATACAAAAGGCCAAATGACGTTTCGAGGGCATGAAGAAGAACTGCTCCCGCCGCCGGCAAGCTGATGATTATCCTGTGTGGTTGCTCATTCTGTACACTTAATTGCGAGCTCGGGTCGCCTTCCATCCTTCTTCTCACCTCATCTTTTCGTTCAGGTATGAAATACTTGTCTAGTATAACAACGGAGTATGCCTCTTTCAAGCTAATTTATTGTGATTTTGAGGCTCCTTCAGCATTGTATGGACTTGACGAAAAGGAGGTTCATGATTTAAAGTGATTTTAAAGTAATTTAATTGAATACAGCTAAATCTTATCAAGAGCAGGTGGAGGGACTAGCCCTATGAAACCCGGCAACCGGCGTGTGAACGCACGGTGCTAATTCTTGCGGAATTTCTGCTGACGCCTAAACGTCTTCAGAATCATTCTGGCAGATGAGAGAGGCGCATATGACTGTAGATATGACCTTTCTCGATTTCCGAGAAAGGTCTTTTTATTGTTCAGCAGGCCGCAGTGCGGCAAAATAACTTAAATTCAGCTAAGGAGTGGAAAGACAATGCCAATTAAAATTCCCGACAGTTTACCCGCGAAAGAAGTACTATCCGGAGAAAATATTTTTGTGATGGACGATAGTCAGGCTTTCCATCAGGATATCCGTCCACTACGGATTGCTATTCTGAACCTCATGCCGACTAAAGAGACGACAGAGACTCAATTGCTGCGTTTAATTGGAAATTCGCCACTACAAGTTGATGTTACGCTACTGCATCCACGTTCCCATATTTCCAAGAATACTTCTGCTGAACATTTGAAGAGCTTTTACAAAACCTTTGACGAGATCAGCCACCGCCGTTTGGATGGCTTAATCGTTACAGGTGCTCCTGTAGAGCAATTGGAGTTCGAGGATGTATCGTATTGGGAAGAACTGAAAGAGATTTTTGAATGGAGCAAGGACAATGTGACTTCAACCATGCATATTTGTTGGGCGGCACAGGCAGGCTTATATCATCATTTTGGTGTTCGTAAAGTGGCATTGCCTGAGAAATGCTTTGGCGTCTTCGCTCATACGATTAATCAAAATAACATTAAATTGTTGCGCGGCTTTGACGAGGTGTTCCATGTACCACACTCCCGACATACCGATGTCTCCCGTGAAGATATTGAGAATAATCCAGATCTGCAGATTCTGGCGGAATCCGAAGAGGCTGGTATGTATCTAGTGGCTACAAACGACGGTAAACAAATATTTGTGACCGGTCATTCCGAATACGATCCTTTATCCTTGAAATGGGAATATGATCGTGATGTGACAAGAGGGATGGAGATGGCTTTGCCGAAACATTACTTCCCTAAAGATGATCCAGATCGAACACCTCCAGCTGTGTGGCGCGCGCATGCCAATTTATTATTCTCTAACTGGCTCAATTACTATGTATATCAAGAAACGCCTTATGATATCGACCCCATTGTTTATTGATAACAGGCTACATTATAAATTAGGAGGCATTAATCATGGATGACAAACTTAGGATTGAAAGCAGACTGGCTCAAATAGGTTCTCAAGAAGATCCAGCCACAGGAGCAATTAATTTTCCGATTTATAATGCAACGGCATTTCGTCATCCAAAACTCGGTCAGAGCACAGGGTTTGATTATAGCCGCACCAAGAGTCCGACCCGTTCAGTGCTTGAGAATGCAGCTGCGGAACTGGAATCTGGAGATGCAGGATTTGCTTGTAGCTCAGGGATGGCAGCTATACAAACGGTTCTTACCTTGTTCGCTCAAGGTGACCATCTGATCGTTTCACTGGATCTTTACGGCGGTACCTATCGTCTGTTGGAACGGATATTGTCCAAGTTTGGAATCACTGCTTCTTATGTAGACACGAATGATTTGGATGCACTGGAAGCTACGCGTCGTCCGAATACGAAAGCTGTATTCATTGAAACGCCAACGAATCCGCTTATGATGATCACGGATATTGAAGCCGCATGCACCTGGGCCAGTCACCATGGGCTGCTTAGCATTGTAGATAATACGCTGCTGACACCATTTTTCCAACGGCCTATAGAATTAGGTGCGGATATTGTAGTTCATAGCGCTTCTAAGTATTTGGGGGGTCATAATGACGTACTGGCAGGTCTAATTGTATCTAAGGGTGTAGAATTATCAGCTGAAATAGCTATTCTACATAACTCTATTGGCGCTGTGCTCGGACCAACGGACAGTTATCAGTTGATGAGAGGCTTGAAGACATTGGCGCTGCGAATGGAGCGTCACGAGAGTAATGCACTAGCGATTGCCCACTACTTACTAGAGCACCCAGCGATTGCGGAAGTGTTCCATCCAGGATTGCCAGATCATCCGGGATTTGAAATCCAGAATCGCCAATCCTCAGGCAATACCGGGATTTTTTCTTTCAAATTAAAAGATGCCAGATACGTAGAGCCTCTACTTCGTCACATTCGTCTTATTGCATTCGCAGAGAGCCTTGGCGGCGTAGAGTCACTTATGACTTATCCGG
The window above is part of the Paenibacillus sp. FSL K6-0276 genome. Proteins encoded here:
- a CDS encoding PLP-dependent transferase — encoded protein: MDDKLRIESRLAQIGSQEDPATGAINFPIYNATAFRHPKLGQSTGFDYSRTKSPTRSVLENAAAELESGDAGFACSSGMAAIQTVLTLFAQGDHLIVSLDLYGGTYRLLERILSKFGITASYVDTNDLDALEATRRPNTKAVFIETPTNPLMMITDIEAACTWASHHGLLSIVDNTLLTPFFQRPIELGADIVVHSASKYLGGHNDVLAGLIVSKGVELSAEIAILHNSIGAVLGPTDSYQLMRGLKTLALRMERHESNALAIAHYLLEHPAIAEVFHPGLPDHPGFEIQNRQSSGNTGIFSFKLKDARYVEPLLRHIRLIAFAESLGGVESLMTYPAVQTHADIPVEIRNAVGVDDRLLRFSVGIEHAEDLIADLGHALEAARAEIESE
- the metA gene encoding homoserine O-succinyltransferase; amino-acid sequence: MPIKIPDSLPAKEVLSGENIFVMDDSQAFHQDIRPLRIAILNLMPTKETTETQLLRLIGNSPLQVDVTLLHPRSHISKNTSAEHLKSFYKTFDEISHRRLDGLIVTGAPVEQLEFEDVSYWEELKEIFEWSKDNVTSTMHICWAAQAGLYHHFGVRKVALPEKCFGVFAHTINQNNIKLLRGFDEVFHVPHSRHTDVSREDIENNPDLQILAESEEAGMYLVATNDGKQIFVTGHSEYDPLSLKWEYDRDVTRGMEMALPKHYFPKDDPDRTPPAVWRAHANLLFSNWLNYYVYQETPYDIDPIVY